DNA from Microbacterium foliorum:
GATCGACGCGGTCAGGCGGTGGGGATGACGACGACGGGATCGGTCGTCGGCGAACCCGACGGCGAGCCGCCGGCCTGCTCCACCGTGACCGCGATCACGTCTCCGGCATGCATGTCGCCGGCGAGCACCGCCGTCGCCTCTCCACCGTCGGCGTCGAACACGCCGGCCGAGATCGGCGTCTCACCACGGACGTACCAGAGTTCGTAGGTCTCGCCATCGGCGAGCGACGGGACGCCGTCCGTCACCAGCACCGAGGTGCCGAGCGAGGCCGACCAGTGTGCGGTCGCGGTGCCGCCGCCCTCCAGCGGAACGCTCGCCTGCTGTGCGTCGCCTGCGGCCTGGATGTCCTGCAGGGCGATGACGCTCGCAGGGCGGTTCAGGTAGTCGTTGACGGCCACTGCGCCGATGCCCACTCCGACCAGGAGCGCGAGGCAGGCGGCCAGCGTGAACAGGATGCGGAGACGATGCGGCGGAGCCTTCGGGGTCGCCGCGGCGCGCGGGTCTCCCGGCGCGAGGTCGTCGGACTCGAGCTCGTCCGCGACGGACGAGGAGTCCTCGGCATCGGCTGAGTCTTCCGCGCCGGCTGAGTTCGATTCGGGGAGAGTGTCCGGGATGGAGTCGGACACGATGGCCCGACCGTCCTGCGGCGTCTCGGCGATGCGGGCGAGCAGTGCGGCCCTGATGCCGGG
Protein-coding regions in this window:
- a CDS encoding anti-sigma factor is translated as MNEQEFAELAAGAALDALSPDDQQRYHAALVANPQWQAIADDDVDTAGMLASGATPVVPGPGIRAALLARIAETPQDGRAIVSDSIPDTLPESNSAGAEDSADAEDSSSVADELESDDLAPGDPRAAATPKAPPHRLRILFTLAACLALLVGVGIGAVAVNDYLNRPASVIALQDIQAAGDAQQASVPLEGGGTATAHWSASLGTSVLVTDGVPSLADGETYELWYVRGETPISAGVFDADGGEATAVLAGDMHAGDVIAVTVEQAGGSPSGSPTTDPVVVIPTA